The segment CCAGGCAGAATAGCAAGAGCAAAGACTGAGGCAGGGACTTGGATGGCAAGTTTAAGGAACAAACAGCAAGGGAACCACTGTGACGAGTCTAAATTGAGAGACTGAAAgaataacagaaaataaagacagagaGGTAAAAGAAAAGCCAAAGTCTTTAAGGGCCTGTAAGATTCTAGATCTGTACTATCCAATACAATAACCACTAgccaataaaataaatgttattaaataGAAAATTCAATTCGTCAGCTGTACTAGCCGTATTAAAAtagctcagtagccacatgtggctggctTACAGttactgtattggacagcacagatatagaacattttcattatctcAGAAAGCACTTTTGGACAGGTGGTTCCATATTGTGGTTCTTAAATGGGGGTGATTTTGCCTCCCAGAGAACATTTGACAAATTCGAGGTATTTTTGGTAGCAACAGCTGAGAAGGAGGAATCTAATGAGTAGAGGCCAGAGACACCCTTAAGCATCGTACAATGTAGAGGACCACCCCCACGACAAACTACCCTGCCCCAGATGTCAATAGTGCATGACTGAGAAACCCTGCTGTAGATCAATCCTGACTGCAACTCTAACCTCAGTGCTGCTTCTCTGCACAAGCTACTCCAGCCTTCTGGCCTCCTCCCTACACGCCAAGCATTGTTTCTTCTGTAGAACCTCTATTGTTGCCTCTTCCCAGAACACTCTTTCTCTGACTCACCCTCTCAGTTTTCAGGTCTTTCCTTCAGTGTCATTTAGAGAAGCTTTTCTGACAGCCTGTATAAGATAGCAACATCTTCTCCATCACCCTACTTTcaatttttctccatagcatttCCTGGCATAGCATGTTTCTTTCCATTAGAATGCAAACCCCAAAGAACTTGCATTTGTTCCCAACACAGAGTATATAACTGTAAAGTAGTCAGATGCTCAATAAACCCgtgttaaaagaaaggatgaatgaatgaaaaagttgGGCATGCCTTCCAGATGGTCCTGCACCAGCATTATGAACACTTATCTCTTGCAACTCTGCCAAAAGCTCCTTGAAGCAGGgtctctttcatttctctgcacagtaggcactcattaatgtttaatgaaaaatgaacaattaAATAGTAGCCCAAATAAAAATCCACTGGCAAATTAGCCATATATTGAATgccttgttttaaagtctatattTACAGTATTACAGTATTTTATGACTGATATTTAGCTgcgacattttttaaaagttaatttgctCACATGGGTCTGCAGATATGTACATTTCAGCTACTAAATGACAATACTCTAATTAAATGTTAACAAATCTAAAATCATgctcaaaaatggaaaaagaggcAAGTGACAATGTGCTTAAAAGTCTGATTCCTTATCCAGGCTCGGTCCAGCAAAGCCCGTTTCTCTCTCATGAATGTGATTTGCTGTTATATTAACCATATATTGAACTCTTTCTAGGCTCCAAGGACCTGTTCTTCACCCCTCCTCGTAACCCCCGACTTCCCATATCCAGACCTAAGTTTCCCTTAGGGACAGATAAGGTATAGAGCTTGTCCACGCCACAGATAAGGTAGTAAATGGCGGGGTAAAACCCGGGAAATCTAGCCTCCAGAGTTCCCAACCTTAAGCTGCTCGCGATAACCTCCTCGACTAAGACCAAATCAGAGAGGACAGAATGGAAGAAGCAGCCAATCCCAGCTTGTTTGAGAGAAAAGCAGGCAGGCATGGCGTAAGATAGGTGATTTTTTCCGTAGCTCTTAAGAATACAATGTTTAACGAAAGTACTTTTACACAATACCATGAAACTTAAGAATCAAACAAACTACAGGTGCACCCAACTCAGAAGCGGCCGCAGAGGACGTTCAAGAGCTCCCGGGGGCTGGGCCGGCGAGCGGGCAGAAGGCGCCTCCATTGGCCGGCCCCGCGGCATCACGGGAGCTCGCCGAGCGCGGGGACTATACCATCCGTTTTCCACGCACCTGCACTGCTTTCCCGGGCGTCTCCTGGAGGAGGGATTCCTGAGTTCAGCGCTTCACCCTCCCCAGCCAGCTCCCTCGTGGAAGGTCGATGTTCTCAGTGTGCGCGTGGTGCTTCTCTAAACTGAGATCTGTGGGCCAGCCCGGAACAAATCGAGCTTCGCATTTTCTGACTGACCTCGACGGCGATCACTTCCGCCCAAGGGTACGGAATACCCGAGGCCCTTTGGCGGCGAACAGGAAAGGTACTTCCGGTGTTTGTTGCTAAAGCGCTGGCTCGGTGGGCCTGAAGGGGAGACGGTGTTGGCGTCCTCCTCTCCCCCCTCCTGGGGGTCGAAATGTCGGGGCTCAGCTGCCAAGAGATGGAGGGCTGTCGTAACGTGCTCGACCTACTGGACAACGACGAGATCTTGGCCCTATGCGACACCGTCACCAACCGCCTGGTGCATCCTGAGGACCGCCAAGGTAAGGGTTGACCCTTCTCCCGCAGGGCGGCCGCCCCGAGCCTCACGCAGATCCCAGGTTGCGGGAGCGTAGGAGAAGACGAGGTCTGAGGTTTTCCCGGGCGCAGGCATCGCGCCGCGTTTAGGCGGAACCCTCGGCGTTCTCGGCCACCGCCGCCGCTCCGAGGCCTTTGAACCACCACGCAGCCTCGAGCGGCCCTGCGGGCCAGGCCCCCAAGGGGAGGTGGTGGCCCTGAAGCGGCGCGGCTTCCAGGTTTTAGCCTTTGAGTGTTAATAGGCAAATGCTTGTTTCGAAGGGATCAGGGTACCTGAAGAgtcctttaaaaacatttctggggagctttctgttttcagtttctaTCTGAGGAGCCTCAGCTGCAGCTCAGGTATTTTTCTTCCCGCTTGAGGGACTATGTCATAAACACTTCAGTCACGTAGGTGTAACAATCGCTGTAATATGAGAGTAGATAGTTTGAATCCATGTGTCTTTTTGGATACAAATTTTTTCTGAGATGTAgtagaaatacattatttttagaaCCAAAAACGTTTCGGTAAAGTAGATTTAAAGGATTATTAATAGTGAACTTGATTGCAGCTAGCGATGTGCAAATGTAATGCGTAGTTTACGCTTTTATTTCGTTTTATGTATCACCTAGGtagttttattttagatttgctgaattttactttaaaatgtgaaaatttcATACTCCTTTATTAGTATGTGACTTAAGTATCTACAAAAGATTCAGCTTTTGAAAACTATTTGCCTACTAAAAGTCGATTTCACATTTTTCCCATTTAAGAAAATCATTTCTTTGAAACTTCGAACCATGAACATTAAAAGGAATTCCTAACAATTTCTCCTGAAAATAGTATTAGATCTAATGTAGTTCTTcagcatttatatatattttacatgataATCACCTTCTAACTGAATAAATGTGAATGTAACATTTTTAATAGAAGTGCTGGATTTATTGATGGTGGATCTAAAAACAAGTAAGAAAAGCAAACTTTCCGGTACAAAATGTTGAGACATTTCTCagacagggaaaaaaatcagtaagcatatgaaaaaataacCTCTGTAGAAAGCAGTGAAATGGAAACCAAAAACACTTTTTTCTGCCTACCAGATTGGCAAAAACTAAACATGTAAACTGTTGGTGATCATGTTAAGCAACTCTTACAATAATTGCTGGAAGACTGTAAATTCGAACTTGGGAAAACATTTggcattatttcttaaaatggaaGATTTACATATGCCTAGGCTCATATTCTAGACCTGagcttctcaaacttgaatgtgcCTATAAGTCAATCCTTCTGGAATCTTGTTGAAGTACAGATTTTGATTGAGTAGCTGGGGGTGAGCCCAGAAATtccacatttctaacaagctcccagttgATGTTCATGCCACGCTGCTTGCCCCTCTGCTCTGGGAGACATTTTTGAGAGTGTCGACAGATATAGTGTTTATAATTGGACACACACAATGAAAGTCTATAAACGGAAAGGTACCTTGTTAACATCATTAACAGTGATGTCAATTAACTATGGTACAACACTGAAAATGACTTAGAACAACATATATAACATAGCTTAATCTAATCACAGAAACATTAAATGAAAAGCTGGCTACAGAAAACTACATATTCATGGATTAAATTTATAGGATGTTCAAAAAATATCAAACTATATTATTTAGGGATACATAGTTATGCTGTACTGCTATAAAAAAATCAAGGTTATTACAAAGGTTAGCATTTAGGTAATGGCTCCCTTTGCAATGggtgagaaggaagagagaatagTGTTGAGTAGGGAGCTATAAAATGAGGGCCTCAAAAATACTAGTAATTTCCTATGTCTTAAGCTAATGATGTGTATATGGGAGTTCATTTTACTGTTCTGTATACCTCACGCATGTTAAAAATAATCTTTGGTCtgtttaatttcttaaattaGAAGAAGAATTTACAAGTGTTGTAAATGACTTTAGGTCAATTGGATGTCCATTATTATGGACATATAATATATATGGATGtccatataaattataaaaaagatttttttctcaggttcaaattttttcttaaaacaccGTTCTTAAAAGAAAATGCTAAAATGTCACCATCTTTTATGAgaagtgaaaggaaaaagaaatttagGTAAGAAAGTGTAAAGCAtaaagaaacttttaaaacataaaacctGACAACCCTCTTCCTGGTATTTAAAGATGACAGCTATCTTAGGCAAAAGCAATAATGCCTTGACAAGAATTTATAAATATTACTTCTTAGAATTTCTGCTGACCCTGCACAAATTTGCATGTGACTCATGATTTTCTGTTAATCTTTGCAATTTCCTTTTAGATGCCATTCATGCGATATTAGTGTACAGCCAAAGTGTAGAAGAACTTTTGAGACGCAAAAAAGTCCACCGAGAAGTCATATTTAAGTACTTGGCATCGCAGGGAGTTATTATACCTCCAAATACTGAAAAACACAATCTTATTCAGCATGCAAAGGAATACTGGACAAAGCAGTTGAAATTGAAGGAAGCACCAGAGCCAGTTAAGACACAGGACCTTAGGGTCTTTCAGCAGGTAAGGTAGATCTTATATCCTGAAGCATAATTCTGTCTGAAACTCTTTGATCCTAAATCAGCGGTAACATGATTAATAAtacttttttttacaattttagcTTTACTTATATATTGTTTGCATCCTAAAGGAAGACCAGTAAAGCacctaagaaaatatatttctaatatttaattatgtttataaaatgttatattgATTTGTGTGGGGGAAAAATGTTTTTATCACCTTATCAGATGAGCACTATTGGGTTTTCAAAGAGAATGATAAATTGTAGgatcaatttaattttaatttaatctctaattttctgtgatttttttccactttaaagAATACTGTTGTAAGCCCTTTCTCATTTTGAAGATTTCTTTGCAAAAATTGCATGAAAGAAGTAATTTTTgtatttgacttctttttttttagctgGAAATACCCTGTTGTAGTGATTTCCTCTGGTTGACTTTGGCTGTTTTATAACTTTGTATTTTCACTGTACATTTTAGATACCGTGTCGTGTCAGTATATATTGGTTGAATAAACCTGTAGGCTATTTGCAGATTTTTTAACCATGTACCACATAGTTTGAATTAATGATGTTTTATGGTGAGAGATATTTACCTTCAAATAAGGAAAGGATCTTCCAAGAGCTTTCTTAATGTAATGAAAAAGACATTGACATCAAACTCATGAACTTGAGGAAGTATAACTTGACCTTTTCAACCCTGTGtacttcatctataaagtgggcatAATGATAAGATCTATGTCATAAGGCTTGTGAAGATAGGAGGAAATAGCAGTAAAGTGCTGAGCACAGTGCTTAATATATTCAGCAACAGCGATACTAAGTACAAGATTTCTTACCATCTAAATGAGGAACTATGCTCTGGAATACATAGATGGATAAAATCTAGCTTATCAGATATGTTTTTGTAGTAATACttcctttggaaaaaaataatattccaaATGTAGGAAATTATTTCAGTCATATTATAAATCTCTCTCTAAAGATAGGGaaaatgcttatttattattggctttattgtgatataattCATATGCAGAAAAGGACATCCATTTAAAGCACACAGCTTGATGGTTTTGACAGTTTGAAACCACTGCCACAATCAAGAGAAAATGCTTATGTAGATCATTATTGGTTGTTCATGCTCATATTCTAAGAGGCTTTATTAAATCTTAATTTCTTAGCTGAATTTTCAGGTGTGTAAGCTGGGAAATTCGAAAATGATTTTTCCCCTTTCTAAAAAATTTTGCTGTGCGTGATGGGTTCAGTGAGTTCATATGTAGTTACTTTCTGCTGTAATCAGTACATTAAAACTTAGCTTTGGAACAGGCTACATAGAAACATGTATATGAGAACTAACCTTGGTTTTATACTTATCTTAAGCAGCAtgagaaagaagataaaaaagcTGAAAAAGTTGATTTTCGTCGATTGGGAGAAGAATTTTGTCACTGGTTCTTTGAACTTCTTAATTCCCAGAATCCTTTTCTGGGATCACCTCAAGATGAATGGGGGCCACAGCACTTCTGGCATGATGTCAAGCTTAGGTTTTATTACAGTACATCTGAACAAAATGTGATAGACTACCATGGAGCAGAAATTGTGAGCCTTCGTCTGCTGTCACTGGTGAAAGAAGAATATCTTTTTCTCAGTCCCAATCTAGATTCCCATGGACTGAAATGTGCTGCTTCTCCCCATGGTCTAGTTATGGTTGGAGTTGCTGGGACTGTCCACCGAGGGAACACTTGTCTTGGCATTTTTGAACAAATCTTTGGACTCATCCGCTGTCCTTTTGTGGAGAATACTTGGAAAATTAAATTTATCAACCTGAGAATTATTGGAGAGAGTTCCCTTGCTCCTGGAACATTAATGAAACCAACTATTACATTTGAACCAAGTGATTTAGAGGCCTTTTATAATGTTACCACCTTATGTGGTACCAATGAAGTACAACTTAGTGTAAGGCAGGCATTGGATAGTGGAACTGGAGACCAAACTTTGTGTAGTGGAAGTGAGGCATTGCTGAACAAGAGAGAACTGACTTTACCTAATCCTCTAAAGCATTGAGCACTGTATGTCTGTCTAAAAACCTATACAGAAACTCTTCTGAATACTACATCAGAAATGTCTAAGTGATTTCAGATGCAAGGATTGATATATTTTAGTTGAAACATCTTTCCTGACTACAGACTAGCATATTACATGAATACTTGCCTCTTTCTACCTGAGTTGCAGCAAATGATCTGAGAGCTTAATACAGTTCATCAAATAAATACCACTTTAGGTGGTCTAACTAACAGTGTGCCTTAGAAACCaggtaatattttcattttacttagtCAAGGTGTGCTAATATCTGTACTTTTTATGTGGGAAAGAATAGTGTTCAAGGCTTTCCCCTTTTAAGTTTCTCATTTACTTTTATCTAAATCAGGATAATTTTACGAAGGTGTCTCGTGACAATAttgtttaaaaacatattttagaggTGTTTAATGAAAACTCAAAGTTCTTATTTTAGAAACTTGAATGACATTCTTATGCAAAAAGTCCAGTAATTTAGCAGGTGGAGAAAAATTTACTTTGCCTTTTGAAGTTTGAGGAGCATTTTTTCAGTCACTTACTGTAGGCCAATCTAAATATTATATAATCTGCAATGTTTTCTGGACTACTTTGAGCAATAAGTGCTGTTTTCCGACCTTATTCTTACCTAAGTGTTCAGCTAACAGTTCTATAGAGCAATTATTGTAACAACAGATAAAGGAAGCATActgttgacatttttaaaaaggtgtgCCCAGTTTCCAGCTCTTAAATGAATCCGTTTTTCCTCTTGATTGATCTTGGAAGAGGTGACCAAAATAACCACAAATTATAATAtgggcatacatatatatacatgtttatagACAGACTCCTACGTCATAAAATTATTAGGATTTTTCACCTCTaatttgttttacaaggtttGAATTAACACCAAGTTAAGTTGCCAGATAATACATACTTGCCTTAAAGTTTAAATTCCTTATCATCCAGCAGCTACTTGCTGATCCTGGATCTAGGtggtaattttaatttataaaaatgcagTTTGGAACAAACTCAGTTGGGAAATGTTTTGATGAGGCACTGTATCTGTTATGTTTTTACCTTTAACACTGCTTGTGATCGTCCACTGTGACTGATAGGAAGTttggaagcaagaggaaaaaaattcatcttttttattctttcaatgtCATGCCTCTTATGAGGAGTACAAATTGATGTCCTAAAATAAGAACTTAATAAAGGAGGGAAATCCCTTTTATCTGTCTTAACAATAGTGTATTGTTTAGACTTAAAGCCAGTATATCTTTTTCTTAAGTTTCAAGTATCCTTATGACAGGTACTTGATTAATATCCTAAGTAAAgggtaaaattaaaaactattcaCATCTGGTTTTTTGTGCTGTTGGTGTCACGTACTGCAGAAATACTAATACAGATGCTCAGGATGGGTAGAAATTGCCAATGGTTACCTTCAATACTGGATGTTTGAATTTGTGTAATGCTCAAATGCTCTCATGTTCTTTTACTCACCTTTAAAAATTTGAAGTCTTCCTGATAGACTTAATCTCTTTTGAAGATTAGAgctgtgttttatttcttgtgaATCCCCATAGCTTGGGCACACAGTAGGACCTCATATTTATCTTGAATGGGTCGAAGAATGAGCAGAAGCAGGTTACATACTGTATACAAGAATTTTGTGTATCTAGATTATATCTTTGGTTCTATCAGTGGTTTTTTGATCCTATCAAAAAATGTCTGAATTCACATGTGAACACCCACAAACTTTCAGGCCCCAAACTAATTGAGCATTTGGGGGAAATTGTAACTTGCCTTTGAAATTTAGTTAATTTAAAAAGCCCAAGGTCATAGTGTGATATACTAGAAGGCCCCATTACTAACTAGAAACCATTATAGGGGAAGTGTATATACTTACTGCTTCAGAGAAAGAAGATCTGAAGGAAGTGAAATTTGCTCAGGAAGCTTAAAGGTTGGTCAGGCCTTTGAGAAGATCCAGAAACACAGTGCAGATTGAACTCTATTTTTACTACACCAGTTGCTCTGTTTATGTGAGGAATGTCAAACATCCCAGCTTTATGTTTCTTTTGCTTCATTACATTTAGCTGGTATTTGGAAAGTATGTGGAGTCAAGTAGTAAAGAATACAACACTCTACACATAATTCAAATACCTTTAAACAATGCAGAAGTTAGGGGCACTGACCTctgttgaaaatccacatataatttttgacaccccaaaaacttaactactaatagactactgttgaccagaagccttactgataaacaTAAACATTCAGTTAACATTTTGCATGTGTGTCATACACTGTATCCTCACAAAAaagcaagctagagaaaaaatgttCACATTGTCACAGATTTTCAAGAAGTcgtgaaaaaaatccacatgtaagtggacccgCATGGTTCAAACCTGTGTCGTTCTAGGGTCAACTTTAATTGGTTAGTGAAACCAGGTGGCTACCTGGGCTTTATTTGCTCTAGGCTGATTTGCCATAGCCTAGTAATGGTACACATCAAGTATccttttttgttaaaataaaaaatcttgaaGTAATGGTTACATTGGGATATTTTGTTAGTATCTAGAAtgccaaaaatatttaatgtgttttATTAACTAAGATACcaagtaacagaaaaaaataccatttctgtTTAGTCAACTTATAAATGGCAAACTCAGTCAAGAAAATACTCCTGGGTTTTCACAAAGTAACATTTTTATACTAAAGGAAGGCTGAATACCTAGTCCCAGTAAGAAATTTTAGTAACACCAGAAAGTTTGCATTAATCTTTCATATTTTACTTTACTAATATCATAGTTCTCAGATTGTTACATGTAAGTCACTTTTACCTCCCTAAATTGATAAATTCCTGGAACTGgtgattctattttttttcaatcTTCTTCCCCCTTATGCCCCGCACAAGATAAATAATAGCTAAATTTTGAGTGCTTATTATATGCCAGTTGCTTTTGTGTGTATGgtgcatgtattaactcattcagTCCTGTGGACCTCTAAATGAGATTGATAACATCCCTCTTTTACAAGAGAAAGGGTTGAGTAACTTCCCAAGCTTTCAGACTTAATGGAAGAGCCTAGATTGAAACTGAGAACCTTGTAACCACACCGTATTGCTTCCTAAATATAGTAGGTTTTTGATGGATCCTTTTGACTGATTATCTTCAGTATGTATATGTAATGTACACTGTATACTCTTAAAAAAATTACACCTCTTAAGTTATTCATGTAGTAATTTAAAACCACTTGGAGAAAACATGCAGAATGTTCAATTATGGTATTACttgtgaaaaataataaagataatcaggaaatattatttaaaacttaACCTCAAATTTCTTGAACTCACTCTCCTACCACGATCTCTAAtcctcttctctttctgtttATGACACCATGTGCCTTCAATCTCATAATAGTCTTTGTTTCACACATTGAATATCTTACCACACACCCACATGTAGCATATCagtattgttttctgtttcagttgCTGCTGTAATTGGACTCTTTACCTAAACCTTGACTTATTTTAgtaatttatttctttgctttactATTTTTTATCTATTTGTAACAGATTAAAATTTCCTTAAAATGTACAGCTTTCATCATATCGTCCATGCTCAGAACTTTCACTTGTGTTGTATTACCTCCAAAATAAAGTCCAGACTTCATACCCTGGTTTTCATCACCATCTAAGTTTGATTCcactcattttcatttattgtttggTCCCATCAACATCTACTAAGTAGTCTTTGTATTTATCCTGTGCTTGCTTAGTTCTCTGCTGTCTTGGCAAGTACACACATTCCCAATATTTGATGGTTTGATTTTCAACTTTACAAATGATGCAAAAGTGAAACAACACATTCAGTGAAAaccatactttgaattttgatcttttcgcAGTCGAGGAATAAGGGGCACAGTACTCCCCCATGATGCTGAGCAGAGGCAGTCATCTGCAGCTCGCATTCAGCCACATGATCGGGATAGAAAACAACCTATACACTTAAAACCATTCTGCTTCTCACTTTCGGTACAGTATTcagtaaattacatgagatattcaacacttacAAATTGGCTTTATGTTAGATGGTTTTGCCCCACTGTAGGCCagtgtaagtgttctgagcattttTAAGGTAGGATACACTAAGCTAGAATGTTCAATAGGTTGTATTAAATGAGTTTTCAATTTAGGATGTTTTCAACATACAATGGGTTTGTGGTGACATGATCCCACTGTAAATCAAGGAAAATCTATAAAAATTGtagacttttaatttttttgatgttgCAGATGGTTTGTTAATATATGGTAGAAAAGGACTGGTTGAAATTGAGTTTAAAAACTGGAAATTTCTTCAACTAggttaagcattttttttctctttagtagGAGTTTTGTGTATATCATCTGTCTATAAAAATCTTTCCCCAGCTTCTTTTGTGGCTGCTTCATTTTCATCTCTGATGATTTGGCTTCAATgatttgttttctcctctgtgaCCAAGTGGACCTTCCTCTTAATATTTGTTAGAGCACTTTTTTTAGGCTTAGCATGTTATTGTTAGTTTACTAATTTGTGACTCTTCCCAACTAAATTTTAAGCAGCACATTTTAGTCAAAAGTTGTTGACAGAAGGCCAAATTATAAAATGCAGTAATCTCCAGtaaaaataaagatgataaaGAATAATCAAATATAGTTGATTCCTTCAAGAAGACTGAGTAATGGGAATTGGCAAATATTTAAGAGTGACATTGGAGACAAATGGCAGGTTTGGGACAGGATTTTTCTGTAGGAAGTATGGCCCTGTATGGTTACTGCTCATAAAGTCATTGAAAGTTACCTTAGGAAGTTTGAAACggaaaacatttatttagtaAAGACAAGAAAGTTTCCTGTACTGACTGCACTGATTGGAAGTACAGCTTTATGGTAGAATGAGCTTAGGGTACAGAAATGATTGCAATAGAGAAAGTAAGCATGTCAGGGGATTTAATGCTGTCGAACCAgtaatagaacaattataaaatCATTAAACATCAATAGACTCTCTAGGAATTTAAGTGAAATTGCAGAATAAATAAGCTATAAATTCTGATAACATTAAGATGGCACAAGAATTTTGGACTGAGAAACTTAATAATATATCAGTATTTTCTCTTAAATGCTCTTCTTTCAACTTGATAGAGTTATTGAGCACTTCCTATGTAGTAGATATTTTAACAGAAGATGATACATAAAATATCTTCTGGTTTCTTaagcttttctcattttatttgtataaagtaatatttactatttaataaagtttattttattagAAAGTGTTTCTCTGTGATCTCTCATTGATCCCCTTATTACTGCTGTAACTAGTATCATCTTTTGGTGCTTAATCTGAATTCTAGATAAAATCCTAACTTTTGGATGAGAGCAATGCTGCTAAAAGAATGGTGATCTTAGGTAAATAGTTTGGGAGTTTCAGAGGGAAAAAATACACTGGAACATTTTTTTCCACATCATATATGTTTTGCAGATTTTATGCACAGAACACATGTTTTGCCAGTTTTAAGTGTAAGGAAAACTTCATTAAGTTTTTAACAGTATTATGTTCTATCATGAGGTGCATATGTAACAAGGACTGTATTGGTCAATTTACCTCAGTCAACATGAAGTCAACAGGATGGTTCTCATCACTGTGTGCTTTCCAATTAATTTTAACTTTTGCTTGTATTTTATGGTTGACTTACATATGAGGTTCAATTCACAAATATGACTCATTGAAACAGGATGAAAATAGTAACAAATAATGCCATTCATAATAATACCATAATGTGAATAATAAAACTTCAGTGTGAATACAGAATTAGAATCTGTTATGAAAGATTTTgtgagtgtgatgttagctgaaC is part of the Manis pentadactyla isolate mManPen7 chromosome 1, mManPen7.hap1, whole genome shotgun sequence genome and harbors:
- the C1H3orf38 gene encoding uncharacterized protein C3orf38 homolog isoform X2, producing MSGLSCQEMEGCRNVLDLLDNDEILALCDTVTNRLVHPEDRQDAIHAILVYSQSVEELLRRKKVHREVIFKYLASQGVIIPPNTEKHNLIQHAKEYWTKQLKLKEAPEPVKTQDLRVFQQHEKEDKKAEKVDFRRLGEEFCHWFFELLNSQNPFLGSPQDEWGPQHFWHDVKLRFYYSTSEQNVIDYHGAEIVSLRLLSLVKEEYLFLSPNLDSHGLKCAASPHGLVMVGVAGTVHRGNTCLGIFEQIFGLIRCPFVENTWKIKFINLRIIGESSLAPGTLMKPTITFEPSDLEAFYNVTTLCGTNEVQLSVRQALDSGTGDQTLCSGSEALLNKRELTLPNPLKH
- the C1H3orf38 gene encoding uncharacterized protein C3orf38 homolog isoform X1 codes for the protein MSGLSCQEMEGCRNVLDLLDNDEILALCDTVTNRLVHPEDRQDAIHAILVYSQSVEELLRRKKVHREVIFKYLASQGVIIPPNTEKHNLIQHAKEYWTKQLKLKEAPEPVKTQDLRVFQQQHEKEDKKAEKVDFRRLGEEFCHWFFELLNSQNPFLGSPQDEWGPQHFWHDVKLRFYYSTSEQNVIDYHGAEIVSLRLLSLVKEEYLFLSPNLDSHGLKCAASPHGLVMVGVAGTVHRGNTCLGIFEQIFGLIRCPFVENTWKIKFINLRIIGESSLAPGTLMKPTITFEPSDLEAFYNVTTLCGTNEVQLSVRQALDSGTGDQTLCSGSEALLNKRELTLPNPLKH